The region AGACATCCCCGGCCGGCCGGACGGCCGTCTCCAGCGCGCATCGGCCGAACAGGCAGCTAAAACTGGCCCGGCGGAGGCGTCGCCGACTTGATCAAGCCAGCTATGGTTCTCCCGCTCCAGACCGCGACAGCCGGCCCTGGACGATGATCATCGGGCGGGGAACTCGTGTCACACAACATCATGCGCGAAGCCGGGCCTGAGGCGACAGTCATCCTGAAAGGTCTCCCACGGAGACGCCACGGCAATCCGAAGCCCAGCGGGCCGACGCTGCACGACATCGTCGCCATCATCCCGGCCCGCAACGAGGAAGTCGGGATCCTCACCTCCCTGAACTCCCTGGCCCGGCAGACCTGGCGCCCTGACCGCATTGTCGTGGTTGTCAACAACTCCACCGACCAGACGGAACACTACGCCCGGCAGTTCGCGGCCGATCCGCACACACCGCGTACCGACGTCCTGCTGATGCCCGAGAACGAGCACAAGAAGGCCGGTGCCCTCAACTACGGCATCGCCTGGTTGAGCCAGCGGGTCGGCGGGCGGTTGGACCCGGTTCAGCACGTCCTGGTGATGGACGCCGACACGGAACTGCACCACAAGTTCATCGAACGGGCCCGCAAGGTGATCACCTCGGACCCCGAGGTCGGCGGCGTCAGCGCCGTCTGCCTGGGCCGCACCGGGCTGTGGCGCAACCCCTGGCAGAGATTCCTGCTGGGCATGCAGATCATCGAGTACGGACGCGCCGCCAACGCCCGTTTCCAGACCGACGTGCACACCATGTCGGGCGCCGGATCCTTCTACCGGGGCGTCGCCCTGCAATCGGTCATCGACAAGCGTGGCGCGGTGTTCTGGGAGGACCACCGCAACCTCGTCGAGGACTACGAAACGACGTTGACGCTCAAGGAATGCGGCTGGAAGGTGACGGCGAACCAGCTGTGCATCGCGTACACCGATCTCATGCCCACGCTGCGTGAGCTGCTGCAACAACGTCAGCGCTGGGTTCGTGGGACCGTCGACGCCCTACGCGCCCGTGGCTGGACCAAGTTCACCTGGCACTCGATCGCGTCGATGATCCTGGGGCTGCTCGGCGTGGTGTACCTCATCGGCTGGGGCACCACGCAGCTGGCCGCCGCCGTCGCGAACGGCTTTTCGCAACAGCCCATCTTCTGGTTGCTGTTCGCGTTCTGGGTCACGTACCCCGCGGTGATGGTACGCAACCTCGGCTGGAAGGCGATGCTGGTCGAAGCCCTGCTCATACACGAACTGGTCTACACGGTCGTACGCATGTACTGGCTTCTGTCGTCCCTCCTCAAGTCCTATTTCACGCCCGTGTCGGCCTGGAAGTAAGGCAGCGTCACAGGTGAACTCCCTGAAAGGCTTCGGGATCTGCTTCCTCTTGGCGGCGACCCTGATTGCCATGCGCGAACTCGCCGAGGTGGAATACGCCCTCCTCGTCCTGACGGTCATCCTCATCTCCGTCTCCACCGGCATCTACGTGGCGTCGCGTCGGCGGTACCGTAAGGACCGTCGAATCGTCGGAGACTGACGTCCCCGGGGCCTTCCCGACCGGTCGGAACCTCAGTCAGCCGGGTCCGGCATGGGCGGGCCCGGATGGGGTATCTCAGCGGGATGAGGGCCAGTTTCCGGCTCGGCCGGATCGCGGGGGTGCCGGTCGGCGTCAACTGGAGTGTTCTGGTCATCTTCGTGCTGATCGCGTGGGGGTTGGCCGCCAACCAGTTCCCCCGCTCGTACCCCGACCGCTCGCCGCTGGCGTACACCCTCGCCGGGCTGGCCGCGGCGGTGGTGTTCTTCGTCGGCCTGCTCGCCCACGAGGTGTCGCACGCGGTGGTGGCCAAGCGCAACGGGCTGGCCGTCGACGGCATCACGCTCTGGCTGTTCGGTGGGGTGGCCGAGCTGAGGGGCGAGCCCCGCGACCCGGGCGCGGAGCTGCGGATCGCGGGCGTGGGCCCGCTGGTCAGCCTGCTGATCGGGGCGTTCTTCGGTGCCATCGCCGCGCTGCTCGCGCTGGCCGGGCAGGGCGGGCTGCTGCTCGGGGCGGTGGCCTGGCTGGCCGGCATCAACGTGCTGCTGGCCGTCTTCAACGTGCTGCCGGCCGCGCCCCTGGACGGCGGTCGGTTGCTTCGTGCCGCCGTGTGGAAGGCCACCGGTGACCGGACCCGGGCGTCAGTGGTCGCCGCCCGGGCCGGCTGGGTGCTGGGTGTGCTGCTGATCGGCCTCGGGTTGTGGCAGTTCCTGTCCGGGGTGGGGTTCGGTGGGCTCTGGCTGGCCCTGATCGGCTGGTTCCTGATCGGCGCGGCCGGGGCGGAGGAACGGCAGGCCCGCACCGGCAGCGCGCTCCGCGGCATCCGGGTGGGCGACGTGATGACGCCGCAGCCGCAGACCGTCTCGGCGGAGGTGACGGTCGCCGACTTCGTCGACCACTACCTGTTCGCGTACCGGCACTCGGCTCTGCCGCTGACCGAGGACGGCCGGCCGACCGGTCTGGTCACCGTCGACCGGGTGCGGGGCGTACCGGCCGAGCGGCGGGCGTCGACCACCCTCGCGGAGGTGGCCTGCCGGGCCGACGACCTGGTGCTCGCCCAGCCGGGTGAACAGCTCAACGACCTGCTGCCCCGGCTCTCCGAGTGCGCCGACGGCCGCGCCCTGGTGGTCAATGACGACGGCCGCCTGACCGGAATCGTCTCCCCCAGCGACATCGCCCGCGCCGTCCAACGCAACACCCTCGCCGGCGCCCGCTGACCCACACACGTCTCGTCGATCATGGAGTTGTGGTGGGGACGAAACGTCTCCTGAGCCCCCAGAACGGGCACCACCACTCCATGATCGACAGGGTGGAGGGGCGGGAGGGCAGAGCGGCGCGGAGGGGTCAGCGGGGGAAGTAGCGGTTCAGGGGGTCGGTGTCGAACTTTGCTTTCGGGTCCAGGTCGGTGAGCAGGGCGGTGAAGTCCGCGTGGTGCGGGTAGCGGGCGGCCAGCTCCGCCGGGTCGGTGACGAAGACCTTGCCCCAGTGCGGGCGGGGCGCGAACGGCGCCAGGCGCTCCTCCACCGCGGCCACCACCGGCAGCACGGCGGCGGTGTCGTCGATCCAGGTGAAGTGCACGACGAAGCTGTCCCGCCGGTGGTTCGGGCTGAGCCACAGCTCGTCCGCCGCCACCGTACGCAGCTCGCACACCAGCAGCACCGGTGCGATCAGGTGCGCCACGTCGTCCAGGGCGGCGAGCGCGT is a window of Micromonospora sp. WMMD961 DNA encoding:
- a CDS encoding site-2 protease family protein: MRASFRLGRIAGVPVGVNWSVLVIFVLIAWGLAANQFPRSYPDRSPLAYTLAGLAAAVVFFVGLLAHEVSHAVVAKRNGLAVDGITLWLFGGVAELRGEPRDPGAELRIAGVGPLVSLLIGAFFGAIAALLALAGQGGLLLGAVAWLAGINVLLAVFNVLPAAPLDGGRLLRAAVWKATGDRTRASVVAARAGWVLGVLLIGLGLWQFLSGVGFGGLWLALIGWFLIGAAGAEERQARTGSALRGIRVGDVMTPQPQTVSAEVTVADFVDHYLFAYRHSALPLTEDGRPTGLVTVDRVRGVPAERRASTTLAEVACRADDLVLAQPGEQLNDLLPRLSECADGRALVVNDDGRLTGIVSPSDIARAVQRNTLAGAR
- a CDS encoding glycosyltransferase family 2 protein, with the protein product MSHNIMREAGPEATVILKGLPRRRHGNPKPSGPTLHDIVAIIPARNEEVGILTSLNSLARQTWRPDRIVVVVNNSTDQTEHYARQFAADPHTPRTDVLLMPENEHKKAGALNYGIAWLSQRVGGRLDPVQHVLVMDADTELHHKFIERARKVITSDPEVGGVSAVCLGRTGLWRNPWQRFLLGMQIIEYGRAANARFQTDVHTMSGAGSFYRGVALQSVIDKRGAVFWEDHRNLVEDYETTLTLKECGWKVTANQLCIAYTDLMPTLRELLQQRQRWVRGTVDALRARGWTKFTWHSIASMILGLLGVVYLIGWGTTQLAAAVANGFSQQPIFWLLFAFWVTYPAVMVRNLGWKAMLVEALLIHELVYTVVRMYWLLSSLLKSYFTPVSAWK